The proteins below come from a single Vibrio natriegens NBRC 15636 = ATCC 14048 = DSM 759 genomic window:
- the purU gene encoding formyltetrahydrofolate deformylase translates to MEKKTLLTHCSDAPGLISKITNICYKHQLNIIHNNEFVDNTSGHFFMRTELEGYFNDHTLLADLDQALPAGAKRTLVSSRRKRIVILVTKEAHCLGDILMKNYDGGLDVEIAAVVGNYDKLQTLTERFDIPYHYVTHEDLSREEHEQKMLEVIGQYDADYIVLAKYMRVLTPSFVEKYHHKIINIHHSFLPAFIGAKPYQQAYDRGVKIIGATAHFVTNDLDEGPIIKQDVIPVDHNFSAQDMAQAGRDVEKNVLSKALNKVLNDHVFVYGNKTVIL, encoded by the coding sequence ATGGAAAAGAAAACCCTGTTAACCCATTGTTCAGACGCTCCGGGTTTAATCTCAAAAATCACTAACATTTGTTACAAGCATCAACTAAATATCATTCACAATAACGAGTTTGTTGATAACACCAGCGGGCACTTTTTCATGCGAACAGAGTTGGAAGGTTACTTCAACGATCACACTCTTCTCGCCGATTTAGACCAGGCTTTACCTGCCGGAGCAAAACGCACATTGGTTAGCTCCCGCCGTAAGCGCATCGTTATCTTGGTAACGAAAGAAGCGCATTGTCTGGGCGATATTCTGATGAAAAATTACGATGGTGGCTTAGATGTTGAAATCGCGGCGGTCGTTGGTAACTACGACAAACTGCAAACGCTGACTGAGCGATTTGATATTCCTTATCACTATGTGACGCATGAGGATCTCAGCCGCGAAGAGCACGAACAAAAAATGCTCGAAGTCATCGGCCAATACGATGCGGACTACATCGTTCTAGCGAAGTACATGCGCGTATTAACTCCATCATTTGTTGAGAAATACCACCACAAAATCATCAACATTCACCACAGTTTCTTGCCAGCGTTTATTGGTGCGAAGCCTTACCAACAAGCCTATGACCGTGGGGTTAAAATCATCGGTGCTACAGCGCACTTTGTGACCAATGATTTGGACGAAGGCCCGATCATTAAGCAGGACGTAATTCCTGTCGACCACAACTTTAGTGCACAGGACATGGCGCAAGCAGGTCGTGATGTCGAGAAGAACGTCTTAAGTAAAGCGCTTAATAAAGTGTTGAATGACCATGTATTTGTCTACGGCAACAAGACCGTGATCCTGTAA
- a CDS encoding ATP-dependent DNA helicase, producing MIAKTFSSEGALGKAIPGFQARQPQIDMAEAVSSAIKDQSQLVVEAGTGTGKTFAYLVPALLSGKKVIISTGSKNLQEQLYHRDLPLMVNALGFYGQVALLKGRSNYLCLDRLSRQMVESHTNESDPTLLTQLVKVRSWSSETKTGDLGDCEDLPEDSMIIPTITSTNDNCLGKECPSYTDCFVLKARKRAMDSDVVVVNHHLFLADLAIKETGFGELIPEADVFIFDEAHQLPDIASEYFGQTVSSRQIHDLAKDIEIAYRTEAKDMRQLQKVGDKLLQSAMDMRIVLGEPGFRGNWREAMQSESIKRELVRLTDSLDLAIDVLKIALGRSQLLDAAFERANLIKGRINRVCDVDITGYSYWYDTSPRHFALHITPLSVADKFHEQIEIKQGSWIFTSATLAVSGDFKHFTERLGLKPKQQFSLPSPFDYEKQARLCVPRYLPEPNSPGLADKLVRMLAPVIEENQGRCFFLCTSHSMMRELGEQFRETLDLPVLMQGEMSKQKTLAEFMELGNALLVATGAFWEGIDVRGDALSCVIIDKLPFTAPDDPLLKARIEDCRLRGGEPFAEVQIPDAVITLKQGVGRLIRDQKDHGALIICDNRLVTRDYGGTFLGSLPPIPRTRDLERIKAFLKAG from the coding sequence ATGATCGCAAAAACATTCTCCTCTGAGGGCGCTTTAGGTAAAGCTATACCGGGCTTTCAGGCTCGCCAGCCCCAAATTGATATGGCAGAAGCCGTCAGTAGTGCGATCAAAGATCAGAGTCAACTGGTGGTGGAAGCCGGGACAGGAACAGGCAAGACCTTTGCTTACCTGGTTCCTGCTCTGTTAAGCGGCAAGAAAGTCATCATCAGTACCGGTTCTAAAAACCTGCAGGAGCAGCTGTACCATCGAGATTTACCACTCATGGTGAATGCACTGGGCTTTTATGGTCAGGTAGCGCTGTTGAAAGGGCGCTCCAACTACCTTTGTCTGGATCGCCTTAGCCGTCAGATGGTGGAAAGCCACACTAACGAGTCGGATCCGACGTTGCTGACTCAATTAGTTAAGGTGAGATCGTGGTCTTCCGAAACCAAAACGGGTGACTTAGGTGACTGCGAAGATTTGCCGGAAGACAGCATGATCATTCCGACGATTACATCGACGAACGACAATTGTTTGGGCAAAGAATGCCCAAGCTATACCGACTGTTTTGTACTAAAAGCACGCAAACGAGCCATGGATTCTGATGTGGTTGTGGTGAACCATCACCTGTTTCTTGCTGACCTTGCGATTAAAGAAACCGGGTTTGGTGAGTTGATCCCAGAGGCGGACGTCTTTATTTTCGACGAAGCGCATCAGTTACCCGACATTGCCAGTGAATATTTTGGGCAGACGGTCTCTAGCCGTCAAATTCATGATCTGGCTAAAGACATTGAAATTGCTTACCGAACCGAAGCGAAAGACATGCGTCAATTGCAGAAGGTCGGGGATAAGTTACTGCAAAGTGCCATGGACATGAGAATTGTGCTTGGCGAACCTGGATTTCGAGGCAACTGGCGAGAAGCGATGCAGTCGGAATCTATCAAGCGTGAACTGGTTCGGCTAACCGACAGTCTCGATCTTGCCATTGATGTTCTCAAAATTGCATTAGGCCGTAGCCAACTGCTGGATGCCGCATTTGAACGTGCCAATTTAATTAAAGGTCGGATCAACCGTGTTTGCGACGTCGACATCACTGGTTATTCCTATTGGTATGACACTTCACCCCGTCATTTTGCGTTGCACATCACTCCGCTTTCCGTTGCCGATAAGTTTCATGAGCAAATTGAAATTAAGCAGGGGTCTTGGATCTTTACCTCCGCAACCTTGGCGGTGTCGGGAGATTTTAAACATTTTACCGAGCGTTTAGGTCTGAAGCCCAAACAGCAGTTTTCGTTGCCATCGCCGTTTGATTATGAAAAACAAGCGCGCTTATGTGTACCTCGTTATTTACCAGAGCCAAACAGTCCGGGACTCGCAGATAAACTGGTGAGAATGTTAGCGCCAGTCATTGAAGAGAACCAGGGACGCTGCTTCTTTCTGTGTACCTCTCACAGCATGATGCGTGAGTTGGGTGAACAGTTCCGTGAAACACTGGATTTGCCTGTTCTGATGCAAGGTGAAATGAGTAAACAAAAAACCTTGGCAGAGTTTATGGAGCTCGGAAATGCGTTGCTGGTGGCAACGGGTGCGTTTTGGGAAGGGATCGATGTTAGAGGTGATGCACTGAGCTGTGTTATCATCGACAAATTACCGTTTACCGCCCCTGATGACCCGCTCCTCAAAGCCCGAATCGAAGATTGTCGACTGCGTGGTGGAGAGCCTTTTGCTGAAGTGCAAATTCCAGATGCGGTGATTACGTTAAAGCAGGGCGTAGGACGCTTGATTCGGGATCAGAAAGATCATGGAGCATTGATCATTTGTGATAATCGCTTGGTGACCCGAGATTATGGTGGCACCTTCTTGGGAAGCTTACCGCCGATTCCAAGAACACGAGATTTAGAACGAATCAAAGCTTTCCTTAAAGCAGGATAA
- the tsaB gene encoding tRNA (adenosine(37)-N6)-threonylcarbamoyltransferase complex dimerization subunit type 1 TsaB: MSAKILAIDTSTENCSVALLVNDQVISRSEVAPRDHTKKVLPMVDEVLKEAGLTLQELDALAFGRGPGSFTGVRIGIGIAQGLAFGAELPMIGVSTLAAMAQASYRLHGSTEVAVAIDARMSEVYWARYSRQENGEWTGVDEECVIPPARLVEEAQADDKTWTTAGTGWSAYQEELANLPFSVTSSDVLYPDSQDIVILAKQELEKGNTVPVEESSPVYLRDNVTWKKLPGRE; this comes from the coding sequence ATGAGCGCAAAAATTCTTGCCATCGATACATCAACTGAAAACTGTTCAGTTGCACTACTGGTTAATGATCAAGTGATTTCACGCAGTGAAGTTGCACCTCGTGACCATACGAAAAAAGTCTTACCTATGGTTGATGAAGTGTTGAAAGAAGCGGGTCTGACTCTACAAGAACTGGATGCACTGGCATTTGGTCGTGGTCCGGGTAGCTTCACAGGTGTTCGTATCGGTATCGGCATTGCACAAGGTTTAGCGTTTGGTGCTGAATTGCCGATGATTGGTGTGTCAACACTCGCTGCGATGGCACAAGCAAGCTACCGTCTTCATGGTTCGACTGAAGTTGCCGTTGCGATTGATGCACGCATGAGTGAAGTGTACTGGGCGCGTTATTCTCGCCAGGAAAATGGTGAGTGGACAGGTGTGGATGAAGAGTGTGTGATTCCTCCAGCACGTCTGGTTGAAGAAGCTCAAGCCGACGATAAAACCTGGACAACGGCAGGTACCGGTTGGAGTGCTTATCAGGAAGAGCTGGCCAATTTGCCATTCAGTGTTACTTCAAGTGACGTACTTTACCCTGATTCACAAGACATCGTGATTCTGGCCAAGCAAGAGTTAGAAAAAGGAAACACGGTTCCGGTTGAAGAATCAAGTCCGGTTTATCTGCGCGATAATGTGACCTGGAAGAAACTTCCGGGCCGCGAATAA
- a CDS encoding Slp family lipoprotein, with translation MTFSRHIFLVLLAAFGLSACSSLPEELNATTEQVLTDYKTFAESQGLVNSDVRLGGIIAKVDNFKDKTRVEIVNLPISETGKPDISAEPAGRFAVYFDGYLEPVAFSKGRLVTVVGKSAGEEEGKIGEREYIFPLMKGQGYRLWTIEERVRTYDTPLFLYPCYSINCRMERHDFPQDGRIIKQVK, from the coding sequence ATGACATTTTCTCGACACATTTTTCTGGTTTTGTTAGCTGCGTTTGGGCTGTCGGCGTGCAGTTCTCTTCCTGAAGAATTGAATGCAACAACTGAGCAAGTTCTCACAGACTATAAAACGTTTGCTGAGTCGCAAGGGCTTGTAAATAGTGATGTCCGTTTAGGGGGGATCATCGCTAAAGTCGACAACTTCAAAGACAAAACGCGCGTAGAAATCGTGAATTTACCCATTAGCGAGACGGGCAAGCCCGATATTAGTGCTGAACCAGCAGGCCGTTTTGCCGTTTACTTCGATGGTTATTTAGAGCCAGTGGCATTTAGCAAAGGGCGTTTAGTCACAGTGGTCGGAAAAAGTGCGGGTGAAGAAGAAGGGAAAATCGGCGAGCGTGAATACATCTTCCCTCTGATGAAAGGTCAGGGCTACCGTTTATGGACGATAGAAGAGCGAGTACGAACTTACGATACACCACTTTTCCTTTACCCTTGCTATTCAATTAACTGCCGTATGGAGCGTCACGATTTCCCGCAAGATGGCAGAATCATCAAACAGGTCAAATAA
- a CDS encoding alpha/beta hydrolase: MHERRFELAAGTMAALEIGNEKTADLSVVFLHGWLDNAGSFKALMGQMHQLNPTLHLLAIDHFGHGLSSHKSSDNYYLFHDYIADLYELLDELSPNRLVLVGHSLGALVASCYSAAFPEQVEALVQIEGAGPLTEVPSNSLQRLRDGVLSRHRQQNKPERSLSSFELALKLRMQANQLTAEQLLPIVERGTVQRENVWFWRHDAKLKCASLYRMAQEHADSITSQIRCPHLIVLGDQGFKNLPSSQADWGQNSPQVITVSGGHHCHLEQILEVSDGILGVVNKI, translated from the coding sequence ATGCATGAGCGTCGATTTGAACTTGCTGCCGGAACAATGGCAGCCCTTGAAATAGGTAATGAAAAAACGGCTGACTTGTCAGTCGTTTTTCTTCATGGTTGGCTAGACAACGCAGGTAGCTTCAAAGCGTTGATGGGGCAAATGCATCAGCTCAACCCAACTCTCCATTTATTAGCCATTGATCACTTTGGGCATGGTTTGTCCAGCCACAAATCATCCGACAATTATTACCTCTTCCACGATTATATTGCCGACTTATATGAGTTGTTGGATGAATTATCGCCAAACAGGCTGGTGTTAGTAGGTCATTCACTTGGTGCTTTAGTCGCAAGTTGCTATAGTGCTGCGTTTCCTGAGCAGGTCGAAGCGTTAGTGCAAATCGAAGGTGCTGGTCCTCTTACCGAGGTGCCTTCCAATAGTTTGCAAAGACTTCGTGATGGCGTGTTGAGTCGACATCGGCAACAAAATAAGCCTGAACGATCCCTATCTTCTTTTGAACTGGCTCTAAAGTTACGCATGCAAGCCAACCAGCTGACCGCTGAACAGCTTCTGCCAATCGTAGAACGCGGAACAGTACAGCGTGAAAATGTCTGGTTTTGGCGACATGACGCTAAGTTAAAATGCGCTTCGCTTTACCGAATGGCGCAAGAGCATGCGGACTCAATCACCAGCCAAATACGTTGTCCACACCTGATCGTATTGGGCGACCAAGGGTTCAAAAATTTACCTTCCAGCCAAGCTGATTGGGGGCAGAATTCACCACAAGTGATTACTGTCTCGGGAGGTCATCACTGTCATTTAGAGCAAATACTCGAAGTTTCAGACGGAATTCTTGGTGTAGTTAACAAAATTTAA
- the fadD gene encoding long-chain-fatty-acid--CoA ligase FadD encodes MDKPWLSRYPSDVPETINPDQYESLVEMFEQSVQKYADQPAFMNMGSVMTFRKLEERSRAFAAYLQNELKLKKGDRVALMMPNLLQYPVALFGILRAGCIAVNVNPLYTPRELEHQLNDSGATAIVIVSNFANTLEQIVENTSVKHVVLTSLGQMLPRAKGTIVDFVVKYVKGMVPKYNLPGAISMRKALGKGRRLQYVKPFMSGDDIAFLQYTGGTTGVAKGAILTHRNMIANVLQAKGAYGPVLTPGRELVVTALPLYHVFALTVNCLLFIEMGGRNLLITNPRDIPGFVKELQKHPFTAITGVNTLFNALVNNEDFHELDFSNLRLSVGGGMAVQRAVAEKWLKTTGCYLLEGYGLTECSPLVAAYPHDLIEYNGSIGLPVPSTEVRIVDEEGNALPNTETGELQVRGPQVMQGYWQRPEASKDTINQEGWLSTGDIVKFDDEGFLHIVDRKKDMILVSGFNVYPNEIEDVVALHGKVLEVAAIGQPNDVSGELVKIYVVKRDPSLTKDEVIAHCREHLTGYKVPKLVEFREELPKTNVGKILRRVLREENDAELAKKSA; translated from the coding sequence GTGGATAAACCATGGCTTTCACGTTATCCAAGTGACGTACCTGAAACCATTAACCCAGACCAATATGAGTCTTTGGTTGAAATGTTTGAGCAGTCTGTACAAAAGTACGCAGACCAACCAGCATTTATGAACATGGGCTCGGTTATGACCTTCCGAAAGCTGGAAGAGCGTAGTCGTGCATTTGCCGCTTACCTACAAAATGAGTTAAAGCTAAAAAAGGGTGACCGAGTTGCTCTGATGATGCCTAACTTGCTTCAATACCCCGTTGCGCTGTTTGGTATTTTGCGTGCAGGTTGCATCGCGGTAAACGTGAACCCGTTATACACTCCTCGTGAACTTGAACACCAGCTCAACGACTCTGGTGCGACAGCGATCGTGATTGTTTCTAACTTTGCTAATACGTTAGAGCAAATTGTTGAGAACACCTCTGTAAAACATGTTGTGCTGACCAGCCTTGGGCAGATGTTGCCGCGAGCGAAGGGTACGATTGTCGATTTTGTCGTGAAATACGTTAAAGGTATGGTGCCAAAATATAACCTGCCTGGTGCGATTTCAATGCGTAAAGCGTTAGGCAAAGGCCGTCGTTTACAGTACGTGAAGCCATTTATGTCTGGCGATGATATTGCATTTTTACAATACACTGGCGGTACGACGGGTGTGGCGAAAGGCGCGATTCTGACCCATCGCAATATGATTGCAAACGTATTGCAGGCGAAAGGTGCGTATGGCCCGGTGCTGACTCCTGGTAGAGAACTGGTTGTGACCGCGTTACCGCTTTATCACGTATTTGCATTAACCGTTAACTGCCTGCTGTTTATCGAAATGGGTGGCCGTAACCTGCTGATTACCAACCCACGTGATATTCCGGGCTTTGTAAAAGAGTTACAAAAGCATCCATTTACTGCTATCACCGGGGTTAATACGCTGTTTAACGCTCTGGTTAACAATGAAGACTTCCATGAGCTGGACTTTAGCAATCTGCGACTGTCTGTTGGTGGTGGTATGGCCGTTCAGCGCGCCGTTGCGGAAAAATGGCTGAAGACAACAGGTTGCTATCTGCTAGAAGGTTATGGCCTGACAGAGTGTTCTCCTCTGGTGGCCGCTTACCCGCATGACCTTATCGAATATAATGGTTCTATTGGTTTACCTGTTCCGTCGACAGAAGTTCGTATCGTTGATGAAGAGGGCAATGCTCTGCCAAATACAGAAACGGGTGAGCTTCAGGTTCGTGGTCCTCAAGTGATGCAAGGTTACTGGCAGCGTCCGGAGGCCAGCAAAGACACCATCAACCAAGAAGGTTGGTTATCAACCGGTGATATTGTTAAGTTTGACGACGAAGGCTTCCTGCATATTGTTGACCGTAAAAAAGATATGATTCTGGTCTCTGGCTTTAACGTATATCCGAACGAAATCGAAGATGTTGTCGCGTTGCATGGTAAAGTTCTGGAAGTTGCAGCGATTGGTCAGCCTAACGATGTTTCTGGTGAGCTGGTGAAAATCTATGTCGTTAAACGCGATCCAAGCTTAACGAAAGATGAAGTGATTGCGCATTGTCGCGAACATTTAACGGGATACAAGGTGCCAAAACTGGTTGAATTCCGTGAAGAATTACCGAAGACTAACGTAGGTAAAATTCTACGCCGTGTTCTTCGTGAAGAAAACGATGCAGAGCTTGCGAAGAAGAGCGCATAA
- the rnd gene encoding ribonuclease D: MNYKIIIKNKDLEEVCAQARDADVVMLDTEFVRIRTFYPQLGLIQLFDGNNLSLIDPTELTDMSPFVELLKDTSVLKVLHACGEDLEVFQNAFGCTPFPMVDTQLMAAFLGHGLSTGFATLVEEYLGVELDKSESRTDWMARPLTQKQLDYAAADVHYLLPLYEILLDKVTEAGWWHAVQQESDLLVSKRIREVNEENAYLDIKGAWQLKPSELAILKPLATWRYRQAIKRDLALNFVFKEGDLLTVARLGLTSFKKMEAEGIDIRAVNRHGAKIADIVKKAKQTPADEYPEKIERLMDYPGYKQVFKNMKDIVKSASQKSGLATEFLASKKQINQLLSWVWKKDRDPARMPDVMQNWRLELIGEKMNKALK; encoded by the coding sequence GTGAATTATAAGATTATTATTAAAAACAAAGACCTAGAAGAAGTTTGCGCTCAAGCCAGAGACGCAGATGTCGTTATGCTGGATACGGAATTTGTACGGATCAGAACTTTCTATCCACAGCTAGGTTTGATTCAGCTTTTCGACGGCAATAATCTTTCCTTAATCGATCCGACAGAACTGACGGACATGTCACCGTTTGTTGAACTTTTGAAAGATACCTCGGTATTAAAAGTTCTGCATGCATGTGGTGAAGATCTCGAAGTGTTCCAGAATGCGTTTGGTTGCACGCCATTTCCGATGGTCGATACCCAGCTTATGGCAGCGTTTCTTGGGCATGGGCTATCAACTGGCTTTGCAACGCTAGTGGAAGAATATCTGGGTGTTGAACTGGATAAGAGCGAGTCTCGCACAGACTGGATGGCTCGCCCGCTGACGCAAAAGCAGCTTGATTATGCTGCGGCTGACGTACACTACTTGCTGCCGCTTTACGAAATTTTGCTCGATAAAGTCACCGAAGCTGGCTGGTGGCATGCGGTGCAGCAGGAGAGCGATTTACTGGTTTCGAAGCGTATTCGTGAAGTGAACGAAGAAAATGCGTATCTTGATATCAAAGGTGCATGGCAACTGAAACCGTCAGAGTTGGCTATCTTAAAGCCGTTGGCCACTTGGCGTTACCGTCAGGCAATCAAACGTGACCTCGCTCTGAACTTTGTTTTCAAAGAAGGGGACTTATTAACGGTTGCCCGCCTTGGTTTAACAAGCTTTAAGAAAATGGAAGCGGAAGGCATTGATATCCGAGCCGTTAACCGTCACGGTGCAAAGATTGCTGATATCGTTAAAAAAGCCAAGCAGACACCTGCGGATGAATACCCTGAGAAAATTGAACGTCTTATGGACTACCCAGGCTATAAGCAGGTCTTCAAGAACATGAAAGATATTGTGAAAAGTGCATCACAGAAATCTGGCTTAGCGACTGAGTTTCTTGCATCTAAAAAGCAGATCAATCAGTTGCTTAGTTGGGTATGGAAAAAGGACCGTGATCCAGCAAGAATGCCTGATGTGATGCAAAACTGGCGTCTTGAACTTATCGGCGAAAAAATGAATAAAGCGCTTAAGTAG
- the minE gene encoding cell division topological specificity factor MinE, which translates to MSLLEFFRPQKKKSASLAKERLQIIVAERRSQDDPAPSYLPQLKEDILRVIGKYVDIDPNMVDLTFEHKDDDISVLELNVKLPDDEK; encoded by the coding sequence ATGTCACTATTAGAATTTTTCCGCCCACAGAAGAAAAAATCCGCAAGTCTAGCCAAAGAGCGTTTGCAAATTATTGTGGCAGAACGCCGCAGCCAAGATGATCCGGCACCGTCTTATCTGCCTCAGTTAAAAGAGGATATCCTGAGGGTGATCGGCAAATACGTAGACATTGACCCGAACATGGTTGATTTAACGTTTGAGCATAAAGACGATGATATCTCGGTGCTTGAGTTAAATGTAAAACTGCCTGACGACGAGAAGTAA
- the minD gene encoding septum site-determining protein MinD has product MARIIVVTSGKGGVGKTTSSAAIASGLALKGNKTAVIDFDIGLRNLDLIMGCERRVVYDFVNVINGEATLNQALIKDKRTENLFILPASQTRDKDALTKDGVQRVFTELDEMGFDFIICDSPAGIEQGALMALYYADEAIVTTNPEVSSVRDSDRILGILDSKSLRAEQGLEPVKQHLLLTRYNPMRVNQGEMLSVEDVEEILHIPLLGVIPESQAVLNASNKGVPVTFDEETDAGMAYSDTVDRLLGNKVDFRFLTEEKKGLFKRLFGG; this is encoded by the coding sequence ATGGCACGCATTATTGTAGTAACGTCTGGTAAAGGTGGCGTCGGTAAGACCACTTCAAGCGCAGCCATCGCCTCTGGCTTGGCTTTAAAAGGCAATAAGACTGCGGTAATCGATTTCGATATCGGTTTACGTAACCTCGATCTTATTATGGGCTGTGAGCGTCGCGTAGTTTATGACTTTGTGAACGTCATTAACGGTGAAGCGACACTAAACCAAGCGCTGATCAAAGATAAGCGCACAGAAAACTTATTTATTCTTCCTGCATCACAAACGCGCGACAAAGACGCACTCACGAAAGATGGCGTACAGCGTGTATTTACCGAATTGGACGAGATGGGTTTTGATTTCATCATCTGCGATTCACCAGCAGGTATCGAGCAAGGTGCTCTAATGGCGCTCTACTACGCGGATGAAGCCATTGTGACCACCAACCCTGAAGTCTCATCTGTACGCGACTCAGACCGTATTTTGGGTATTCTGGATTCGAAGTCGCTACGAGCAGAGCAAGGTTTAGAGCCTGTGAAGCAACACCTTCTGTTGACTCGATACAACCCGATGCGCGTAAACCAAGGTGAAATGCTGAGTGTTGAGGACGTTGAGGAGATCCTTCACATCCCGCTTCTGGGCGTGATTCCTGAAAGCCAGGCGGTGCTTAACGCATCAAACAAAGGTGTGCCAGTAACGTTTGATGAAGAGACAGACGCGGGCATGGCTTACTCTGACACAGTAGACCGCTTACTTGGTAACAAGGTAGATTTTCGTTTCCTTACAGAGGAGAAGAAAGGGCTCTTTAAACGACTGTTCGGAGGATAG
- the minC gene encoding septum site-determining protein MinC, whose translation MTHSPDLKGSSFTLSVLHLSDSKIEKTIEFLQEKVSQAPSFFASAPLVINISKVEGDIDFPKLKQGIADAGFIPVGVTGCKDKRVQNLASEAGFAIMSASKSPSQAPAKMAPTKFVRTPVRSGQQIYAKDGDLVVLAHVSAGAEVIADGSIHIHGTLRGRAIAGASGQHEARIICHDLQAELVSIAGDYWLSDQIESEYWQQKVMISRAEESLHLETLTI comes from the coding sequence ATGACCCATTCACCAGACCTTAAAGGTAGCAGCTTTACTTTGTCAGTTTTACACCTTTCTGACAGCAAGATAGAAAAAACTATCGAATTTTTGCAAGAAAAAGTGTCTCAGGCACCGTCATTCTTTGCATCAGCACCTTTAGTTATCAATATATCGAAAGTCGAAGGCGACATTGATTTTCCTAAACTCAAGCAAGGTATTGCCGACGCTGGGTTCATTCCGGTCGGTGTAACGGGCTGCAAAGATAAACGTGTACAGAACCTTGCTTCTGAAGCTGGCTTCGCCATCATGTCCGCTAGTAAATCGCCGAGCCAGGCACCCGCGAAAATGGCGCCGACTAAGTTCGTTCGTACACCGGTTCGCTCTGGTCAACAAATCTACGCGAAAGACGGTGATTTAGTGGTACTAGCACATGTTAGCGCTGGGGCAGAAGTTATTGCCGATGGTTCTATCCATATTCACGGAACTTTGCGCGGGCGCGCAATTGCAGGCGCTAGTGGGCAGCATGAAGCGCGGATTATTTGCCACGATTTACAAGCAGAACTAGTATCTATTGCTGGAGATTACTGGTTAAGCGATCAAATTGAGAGTGAGTATTGGCAGCAGAAAGTAATGATCAGTAGAGCCGAAGAATCATTACATCTCGAAACACTCACGATTTAG
- a CDS encoding YcgL domain-containing protein — translation MLCSIYKSSKKEGTYLYIPKKDDFSQVPDTLMQMFGKPIAVMTIKLDGRTLAQVDIEKVKASLINDGFFLQVPPPPENLLEKYKEQKAQQKDRK, via the coding sequence ATGCTTTGTTCTATTTATAAAAGCTCTAAAAAAGAAGGTACTTATCTCTATATTCCGAAAAAGGATGATTTTTCACAGGTTCCTGACACCTTGATGCAGATGTTCGGTAAGCCTATCGCTGTCATGACGATTAAACTTGATGGTCGTACATTGGCGCAGGTGGATATCGAGAAAGTGAAAGCCTCATTAATTAACGATGGTTTCTTCCTGCAGGTTCCGCCACCACCGGAAAATCTGTTAGAAAAATATAAAGAACAAAAAGCTCAGCAAAAAGACAGGAAATAA